The Gadus macrocephalus chromosome 21, ASM3116895v1 genome has a segment encoding these proteins:
- the lft1 gene encoding lefty1 has protein sequence MDSLRVCALCVVFIAVAKAFTHQDMKDALLQKLGLDEIPNIVKRDLENLIIPSHIKSKYTSMLKLHHSRKRRSLPSLAGILRGIPGNADISGEYVYSDTARQRMVFEMDARIPANSEVTMAELKLYKKAPHHARPAGGDRKAHRPVNNARVSVYWVDVLPNGANRTSLVDSRLIPIHETGWKSFDVTQAVHYWSKAQRKTPMHLEVWIEGERPGSYAAEMAKSVHFTTQEQAGNTLGKPELILYTLNLEEYGSRGDCDSNQNKDTCCREQHFVNFRALTWTQYWIIEPAGYQAFRCTGGCKQPRRNYNGYSYGERRCTVAESAPLPIMYLVKKGEYTEIEVAEFPNMIVERCACTMDNVSIV, from the exons ATGGATTCTCTCCGCGTTTGCGCTCTGTGCGTCGTGTTCATCGCCGTCGCCAAGGCTTTTACGCACCAGGATATGAAGGACGCGCTGCTCCAGAAACTGGGTCTGGACGAGATTCCCAACATTGTCAAGAGGGATTTGGAGAATCTAATTATTCCGTCTCACATCAAGAGCAAATACACGTCCATGCTGAAGCTGCATCACAGCAGAAAGCGCAGATCGTTGCCAAGTCTGGCAGGCATTCTGAGAGGCATTCCTGGCAATGCAG ATATCTCCGGGGAGTACGTGTATTCTGACACTGCGCGTCAACGCATGGTGTTCGAGATGGACGCGCGGATCCCGGCCAACAGCGAGGTCACCATGGCCGAGCTCAAGCTCTACAAGAAGGCCCCCCACCACGCACGCCCCGCGGGGGGGGACAGGAAAGCCCACCGGCCCGTCAACAACGCCCGGGTCAGCGTCTACTGGGTGGACGTGTTGCCCAACGGCGCCAACCGCACGTCTCTGGTCGACTCACG GTTGATCCCAATCCACGAGACGGGCTGGAAGAGCTTTGATGTGACCCAGGCGGTGCACTATTGGTCCAAGGCCCAGAGGAAAACACCTATGCACCTGGAGGTGTGGATCGAGGGCGAGAGACCCGGCAGTTACGCGGCAGAAATGGCCAAGAGTGTCCACTTTACCACCCAGGAGCAGGCCGGCAACACCCTGGGCAAGCCGGAGCTCATCCTGTACACACTCAACCTCGAAGAATACGG TTCTCGTGGCGACTGCGATTCCAATCAAAACAAAGACACGTGCTGCAGGGAACAGCACTTTGTCAATTTCCGCGCGCTGACCTGGACGCAGTATTGGATCATCGAGCCCGCGGGCTACCAGGCGTTCAGGTGCACGGGAGGCTGCAAGCAGCCCCGCCGCAACTACAACGGCTACAGCTACGGGGAGAGGCGCTGCACCGTGGCGGAGAGCGCGCCCCTGCCCATCATGTACCTGGTGAAGAAGGGCGAGTACACGGAGATCGAGGTTGCCGAGTTCCCCAACATGATCGTGGAGCGGTGCGCCTGCACCATGGACAATGTGTCCATAGTGTGA